CCTGGCGGAGCTGCCCGGCGAACCGGCCCCGGAGGCCGTCTGCCGGGGCGCCGCGGACGCCGTCGCGTCCGCCGCCGAACGGATGGGCCGCACGATGCCGGACACCGACATGCGGCGGCTGATGGCGGAAACGCTGGAGGCGCCCCGCTGGGACGACGTCGCCGCCCGGTGCCTGACCTGCGGCAACTGCACCATGGTGTGCCCCACCTGCTTCTGCACCACCACCGAGGACATCACCGACCTGACGGGAAACCACGCCGAGCGCTGGCGAGTCTGGGACGTCTGCTTCGACCTGGACTTCTCCTATCTGCCGGGCGGTCCCGTCCGCGCCTCGCCGCGCAGCCGCTACCGGCAGTGGCTCACCCACAAACTGGGCACCTGGTACGACCAGTTCGGGTCGTCGGGGTGTGTGGGATGCGGCCGGTGCATTGTCTGGTGTCCGGTCGCCATCGACATCACCGAGGAGGCCGCGGCCCTGCACGACTGGACCCGGCGTGCGGAGGACGAGCCACGATGACCGGGTGGCCCCTGCTGCTGGACACCCTTCCACAGGTGCAGCGCGACCGGCTGTTCACGCTCGCCGACGAGCGGGACTTCCGCGCGGGCAGCACCCTGTTCGACGAGGGTGATGTCGCCGACCGGTTCTGGCTGATCCGTTCCGGCGAGGTCGCCCTGGATGTGTACGTTCCCGGGCGCCGGGCCCAGGTGGTGGAAACCCTGGGGCCGCGACAGCAGCTCGGATGGTCGTGGATCTTCCCGCCGTACCGCTGGCACCTGGGCGCCCGAGCGTTGGGGCCCG
This genomic interval from Streptomyces asiaticus contains the following:
- a CDS encoding cyclic nucleotide-binding domain-containing protein, which codes for MTGWPLLLDTLPQVQRDRLFTLADERDFRAGSTLFDEGDVADRFWLIRSGEVALDVYVPGRRAQVVETLGPRQQLGWSWIFPPYRWHLGARALGPVRTWEFPAAEVRELCMADTELGYELMLRCAALIADRLQATRLRLLDLYTPHGSVPS